In the genome of Lysobacter sp. 5GHs7-4, the window AGACGAACTTGGCGCTGGCCTCGGCGATGATCTTCTCGCGCGTGAGCGCGGCGCCGCCGCCCTTGATCAGGCGCTTGTGCGGGTCGCACTCGTCGGCGCCGTCCACATACAGCGACAGCGGGCCGGTGGCGTTGAGGTCCAGCACTTCGATGCCCAGCGCCTGCAGCCGGGCCGTGCTCTGTTCGGAGCTGGACACCGCGCCCTTGATGCGCTCCTTGATGCGGCCCAGCGCGTCGATGAAGTAGGCGACCGTGGAGCCGGTGCCGACGCCGACGATCATGCCGTCTTCGATGTAGTCGATGGCTTTTTCGCCGGCCAGGCGTTTTGCTTCGGACATGGGCTGGGCTCGTAGTTCGTGAATTGCGGTTCGGAAAACTTAGGACGGGCGCATTCTGCTTTTGCTCGTCAACCCCGCGAACGCGGGGAGCCAGAGACTTTAGCGTCATGCTTGGTGGTGCCCAGGATCCCCGCCTGCGCGGGAATAACGGATCGGGGGCGGCGTTGGCCACTCCGGGGCGCGACTTCAGCGGCGGCCCGTTGCTGCGGCGGACAGAGGCTGCGTTCGGCCACCGCTCACTCCATCGCCAGCAGCAGCTTCCACTGCGCGGCCGACACCGGCAGCACCGACAGCCGATTGCCGCGTCGGGTCAGGGCGAAATCCTCGCCCAGCTCGT includes:
- the rpiA gene encoding ribose-5-phosphate isomerase RpiA; this translates as MSEAKRLAGEKAIDYIEDGMIVGVGTGSTVAYFIDALGRIKERIKGAVSSSEQSTARLQALGIEVLDLNATGPLSLYVDGADECDPHKRLIKGGGAALTREKIIAEASAKFVCIVDPAKRVDVLGRFPLPVEVVPMARSLVAREILGMTRAQPVWRENVVTDNGNWILDIHGLAITDPVALESAINQIPGVVSVGLFARRPADVVIVGGEPPIVL